The following nucleotide sequence is from Streptomyces leeuwenhoekii.
CCGGACGGGGCGGGGGAGCCGGGCAGCTCGGCCGGTACGGGCCCGGGGGTGGGCGCCGCGGCGACGGCGGGCCGTCGCGGGGCCTCCTGCGGGGCGGGGCCGCGCTGCTGGGCGAGTAGTTGCGGGGGCAGCAGGACGACCACGCCGGTGCCGCCGCGCGACGAGGGCCGGTAGCTGACCCCGATGCCGTATTTGACGGCCAGCCGCCCGACCACGGCCAGACCCAGGCGGGTGCCCTGCAGGGAGGCGAGGTCCGTCATCCGCCCTGCCACCGCGTCCTCGGCGTGGCGCATCGCGGCGTCGGCCATCTTCAGGCCGCTGTCCTCGATCGTGACGACGATGCCGGCGCTGCGCTCCTCGACGTAGACGTGGACCTCGTCGATGGGCGGCGAGAAGTTGGCGGCGTTGTCCATCAGCTCGGCGAGCAGGTGCATGACGCCCTCGGCGGCGAACCCGGAGACCGCGGCGTTCGTGGCGCAGTGCAGGCGGACCCGCTGATAGGCGGCGATCCGGCCGACGGCGCCGCGCAGGATGCTCTCCATCACGATCGGCTTGTTCCACGCCCGGCTGGAACGGCCGCCCATGAGCAGCGCCAGCCGGTCCGTCATGAGGCCGAGCTGCGAGGTGCAGTGGTCCAGCCTGAGCAGGTCGCCGAAGACCTCCTCGCCGTGCCGCTCCTGCATCTCCCGCAGGTCGGCGAGCATGCTGACCGCCTTGGCCTGTACACGGCTGAGGGCCTTGGCCGAGGCGGCCTGCGCGGCGGCGGCGCGCCGCTCGCTGCGGGCCAGCTCCCGCACGAACGATTCAGCGGGGACCCGCAGCAGGGGGATGTCCGGCCATTCCAGCTCGGCGAGGACGGTGTCGGCGGAGCTGCCCTCCCGCAGCCTCGACACAGCCGTGGGCAGAGTCTCGTGGGTGAGCCGTTCGAGCTGGCCCGCGGCCCGCTCCAGCTCCTGCCGCGTCTGCTGCCGTTCGGTGTCCAGCGCCGCCGCGTGCCGGACGGCCTCCTCCAGGAGGCGGGTGAAGGAGTCCAGGACCTGGCGCAGCGAGGGCTCGGAGGGCGGTGTCACGCCCGCGAGGGTGTCGCCGGCGCTCGCCCCCTCCCGCAGCCGCTTCGCCGCGGCCGGCAGGGTGACGTTCACCAGATGAGCGGCCTCCGCCGACTGCTGGGCCATCTGCGCCTTGAGCCGGGCCAGTTCGGAGTCCCGGGCGGCGGCAAAGCGTCGGGACCGCCGTATCAGCAGGGCGCTGACGGCGACGGTGCCGGCGACGCAGAGCCAGGCGGCCAGAGCGGAGACCAGCGTCCAGGTCCGGGCCGCGGCGGGCGCCGCCGCGACCGCGGCCCCGGCCGCCGCGGCGCTCACCACCAGCACGATCACCGGCAGGGCCGGCGAGGCGGGGCGCGCCTTCGCCGACCGGTGCTGACTGGGCGGTGGGGGCACTGACATTCGTGGTCCCTCGGTCCTTGAGAACAGGAGAAACGGCCGGCCGCCAGGCGACGGCCGGAGGCCGGAGAAGGACCACCAAGAGGATGGCGATCTTCCGGGCCAGTACTGGCACATGCTAGCCACCCTGACGAGTGACATGATCTGACGGGGCGCAGAGACTGCGAGGGACCCGATTTCGTCGCGAAGGAGTCGCTGCGACTCGCTTGTGTGCTAGAGGAGTTGACACATCGTCAGCGCGCGTGAGGTGCGGATTCGCCGACGGTCGAGGCGTGCCGTGGGCCGCAGGGCGGTCGTGAAGTTTTCCCTATGCAGATGATCGCCACACACAGGGGAACGTTTTCCAGCCAACTGTATGTCGTGGCGCGAAGGTGACGCGGACCCCGGAGTGCGGGCGGGGCCGCCGGGCCGGGGAGCGGAGGGCGCCGAAAGGCGCGCCGGCGGCGATGTCGTCCGTTTCGCCCCCTGGAAGAGCACGGGGGCATCGGGCACTCTCTCCCTGCACCACCTGCACGGTCGCCCAGACACGCCCGGCTCATCGCAGGGAGGTTTCCGTCATGAAGACCCGGACGGTTCGCAAAGGCGGGCGGATCAGGTCGATCCTGACCGCTCTCGCTCTCGTCGTCGCTCCCGGCGCCGTCGTGGTCGGCAGTGCCGGCGACGCCTTCGCCGTCACGAAGATCAGCCATGCCACCGCCACGGCGATGTTCCGCGAGGTCGGCATCACCTGGTCGTCCTCCGGCAACTGCTCCGACCGCAACACCCCGACCTGTACGTCCTTCGAGCAGCTCAACCTGGCGACCGCGCAGGGCGCCCAGACGCTCAAACGGGCCAGCGGGTGCGCCCTGAACATCACCGGCGGGACCGAGACCGGCCATGCCTCGGGGACGTATTCGCACTGGAACGGCTACAAGCTCGACTACAGCAAGTACACCTGTCTCGGGAATTACATCAAGAGCAATTTCACCTACATAGGCGTCCGCGGTGACGGCGCCCCGCAGTGGCGGTCCGGCTCCGGCAACATCTACGCGGACGAGGGCAACCACTGGGACGTCCTCTACTACAACTGCGGCGGCTGCTGAGCCCGCCGGGGTGCAGCAACGCGGCAGGAACGCGGCAGGGCCCGCGCCGGGAAGGCGCGGGCCCTGCCGCCGGGCGGCCGCGAAACGGTCGGCCCTGGTGAACGCCGGATCAGGCCGGGACGATGTTCTCCGCCTGCGGGCCCTTCTGGCCCTGCGTGACGTCGAAGGAGACCCGCTGGCCCTCCTGCAGCTCACGGAAGCCGGAGCTGGCGATGTTCGAGTAGTGGGCGAAGACGTCGGCGCCGCCGCCGTCCTGCTGGATGAAGCCGAAGCCCTTTTCGGAGTTGAACCACTTGACGGTTCCGGTAGCCATGTCTTTCTCCTCTGCGTGGGGAAGTGATCGCGGTCTCGCACGTGCGAAACCCGGCCGCAACAATGTCCCCACCCGGAGTGCTCCGGAAAACAAAAATGCGCCTGATGGTCACATCCCGTCAGGCGCACAAAGTATGGGTACCACAACTGCAACGTCGTCCACAGTAGCACAGGATGCGGGGCGAGGGCGAGGGGTCGGGCCGGTGGAGTCGTTGCGGAGGGTGCTTCCCACTGGACGGGACCGTCATACCGCTATGATCAGACAAAAGCCTCATATGCGGTTAGTCACAGAAGGGTCTTCCGGCCTCCGGAGCGATCGATGTCCCGCAAGTGCCCGACGGACGACGGTGACGAGCTGCTGGCCAGGCTCGGGTCGCTGACCTCTCAGGCGCGGCGGCTGGCGGAGCTGCAGCGGTCCCGGGTGGAGCTGGCCATCGCGCTCCAGCGCGACATGCTCCCGGCGGACATGCCCACCGTTCCCGGTATCCACCTGGCCGTGCAGTACTCGCCCGCCTACTCCGGGCTCAACGTGGGCGGCGACTGGTACGACGCCTTCACGCTGCCGGACGGCTGCGTCGGGCTCTCCGTGGGGGACGTCCAGGGCCACACCATAGACGCGGCGGCGTTCATGGGGCAGGTGCGGGTCGGGCTGCGGGCGCTCGCCTCCGTCACCAGCGAGCCGGGGGAGCTGCTCGCCCGCACCAACGACCTTCTGCTGTCACTCGGCGCCGACCTCTTCGCCACCTGCACCTTCATGCGGCTGAACCCGTCCACCGGATCACTGGAGAGCGCGCGGGCGGGGCACGTCCCCTGCGTGTGGGCGACCGCCGACGGGAAATCCGGCGTCTCCGAGGACGAGGGAGGGCCGCCCCTCGGCGTCCTGGCGGGGGCGGAGTACCCGGTGACCCGGTACCGGCTCACCACGGGCGGCGTCTTCGTCCTGCTCACCGACGGTGTGGTGGAGGGCCCGTCGATGAACGTCGACGAAGGGCTCGACCAGGTCGTACGGCTGGCCGGCATCGCCGCGGTGGCGGGCATGGAGGCGACGTCGCTGGCCGCCGCCGTGATCAAGAACGCCGAGCGCGTGGGGCACGAGGACGACGCCGCGGTGCTGGTCGTGGGACACGACGGGCGAAACATTCAGCCATAGGGCGGGACGCGGTCCGTCCCCGCCTCGCCGACCCGGCGGCACCGGTGTCTGATGGCTGCTGTGGTGGGTATCCGTGCTTGGCCCCGGCCGGTCGCCCTCGCCGCGCAGACCCTGGCCGTCGCCGGCCTCTACTACGCGGCGGGGCGGCTCGGGCTGGTGCGGCAGCTCACCGTGGAGGAGGCGGTCGTCACCCCCATCTGGCCGCCCACCGGCGTCGCGGTGGCCTGCCTGCTGCTCTTCGGGATGGGGTGCGTCCCCGGCATCACCCTCGGCGCTCTCCTGGTGATCATGTCCATCGCCCCCGTCCAGCCCGCCGTCGTCCTCACCCTGTTCGGGAACACCGCCGCACCCGTGTGCGCCTGCCTCATGCTGCGCAGGGTGGGCTTCCGCACCGACCTCAGCCGACTGCGCGACGGTTTGGCCCTCGTCTTCCTGGGCGCGCTGACCGGCATGCTGATCAGCGCGACCATCGGGGCCGGCTCGCTCGTGCTGACGGGCAAGCTGGCCGCGCAGGGCTTCTGGCCCGTCTGGCTGGCCTGGTGGGTGGGCGACGCCATGGGGGTCGTCATCCTCACCCCGTTGCTGCTCCTGCTGCCCCGGGCGCGCCTGCCGTCCAGGGGAGCGCGCTGGGTGCAGGCCGCGGTGCTCGCCCTCATCGCCTGCGCGCTGGTGCCGCTGGCCACGCACAGCTCCGTCAGCCTGCTGTTCCTGGTGTATCCCCTGCTGGTGTGGGCGGCGCTGAGCTTCCAGCTCCCGGGCAGCATGCTGTGCGCCCTGGCCGCCTCCGTCGCGGCCACCGTCGCCGCCACGGACCGGGTGGGCTCGTTCGAACTTCTGACCGACGTGGAGGTCATGGTGAAGCTCCAGGCGTTCAACGGGACGATGGCGCTGACCGCCCTCCTGCTGTCGGCCGTGATCACCGAGCAGCGCAACACCCGACGCTCGGTGGAACGGGCCTGCCAGGAGCTGGTCGAGGTGCTGGAACACATGACCGCGGGGGAGTCGCCGCCCAAGCGGCTGTGACGGGCCGGGGCGGGCCCGCCACGGGCGGCCGGGACGGTGGGCACCGCCGCCGCGTCCGGCGCGGGACGCCGCAGGCTGCGGACGGGAGGGCGCCGCACCGGCCGGTCAGCCCGGTGACGCGGGGCGCAGCGCGAGGACCGCGATGTCGTCGGCGCTGTCGGCGCCGAGCCTGATCAGCAGCTCGTCGCAGAAGGTGTCCAGGGACGCGCGGGCCAGGGCGGCGGTGTGCCGGCGCAGCCGGGCCAGGGCGTCGTCGAGCGACTCGTCACGGCGCTCGATCAGGCCGTCGGTGTACAGCAGCAGGGTCGAGTCGGCGGGCAGCCGGTCATGGGCCGTGCGCCGGGGCATCTCCGGGTCCATGCCGAGCAGCAGACCCGCGCCCTCCTCCAGGTACCGGGTGTCCCCGTCGCGGGTGGTCAGCAGCGGGGGCAGATGACCGGCGGACGAGTGCGTCAGCTCCCACGAGCCGTCGGCGGAGCACTTGACGACTCCGTAGAGGCAGGTGGCGGTCGCCTCCCGGTACAGGCTGTGGTTGGCCAGGTCCAGACGGCGCAGCACCATCTCGGGCGGCTCCTGGCGGTCGACCGCGATGCCGCGCAGCATGCTGCGCAACTGGCTCATTGCGATGGCCGCGTCGAGGTTGTGGCCGGTGACGTCACCGATGACCACGGCGGTGCCCCCGCTGGGGAGG
It contains:
- a CDS encoding cold-shock protein → MATGTVKWFNSEKGFGFIQQDGGGADVFAHYSNIASSGFRELQEGQRVSFDVTQGQKGPQAENIVPA
- a CDS encoding MASE1 domain-containing protein, with product MAAVVGIRAWPRPVALAAQTLAVAGLYYAAGRLGLVRQLTVEEAVVTPIWPPTGVAVACLLLFGMGCVPGITLGALLVIMSIAPVQPAVVLTLFGNTAAPVCACLMLRRVGFRTDLSRLRDGLALVFLGALTGMLISATIGAGSLVLTGKLAAQGFWPVWLAWWVGDAMGVVILTPLLLLLPRARLPSRGARWVQAAVLALIACALVPLATHSSVSLLFLVYPLLVWAALSFQLPGSMLCALAASVAATVAATDRVGSFELLTDVEVMVKLQAFNGTMALTALLLSAVITEQRNTRRSVERACQELVEVLEHMTAGESPPKRL
- a CDS encoding PP2C family protein-serine/threonine phosphatase; amino-acid sequence: MSRKCPTDDGDELLARLGSLTSQARRLAELQRSRVELAIALQRDMLPADMPTVPGIHLAVQYSPAYSGLNVGGDWYDAFTLPDGCVGLSVGDVQGHTIDAAAFMGQVRVGLRALASVTSEPGELLARTNDLLLSLGADLFATCTFMRLNPSTGSLESARAGHVPCVWATADGKSGVSEDEGGPPLGVLAGAEYPVTRYRLTTGGVFVLLTDGVVEGPSMNVDEGLDQVVRLAGIAAVAGMEATSLAAAVIKNAERVGHEDDAAVLVVGHDGRNIQP
- a CDS encoding sensor histidine kinase, producing the protein MSVPPPPSQHRSAKARPASPALPVIVLVVSAAAAGAAVAAAPAAARTWTLVSALAAWLCVAGTVAVSALLIRRSRRFAAARDSELARLKAQMAQQSAEAAHLVNVTLPAAAKRLREGASAGDTLAGVTPPSEPSLRQVLDSFTRLLEEAVRHAAALDTERQQTRQELERAAGQLERLTHETLPTAVSRLREGSSADTVLAELEWPDIPLLRVPAESFVRELARSERRAAAAQAASAKALSRVQAKAVSMLADLREMQERHGEEVFGDLLRLDHCTSQLGLMTDRLALLMGGRSSRAWNKPIVMESILRGAVGRIAAYQRVRLHCATNAAVSGFAAEGVMHLLAELMDNAANFSPPIDEVHVYVEERSAGIVVTIEDSGLKMADAAMRHAEDAVAGRMTDLASLQGTRLGLAVVGRLAVKYGIGVSYRPSSRGGTGVVVLLPPQLLAQQRGPAPQEAPRRPAVAAAPTPGPVPAELPGSPAPSGTPLPPEVRADLPEQTTHERPRTATPNGLPVRTPGRTMAEAEREREQRRAASAPDGTETAERPAARDAGSRFGAFHRGRRSGSRTTEPQALPDAEPPSAP